One genomic region from Ralstonia pseudosolanacearum encodes:
- a CDS encoding IS3 family transposase (programmed frameshift) produces MMRHRNPYPAEFRAQLVELVRAGRKPEELAREFEPTAQSIHNWVAQADRDAGRRHDGLTSSEREELTRLRRENRQLKLEREILGKSRGLVRAGDRSGTREGFAFMKANQALPVATMARLLGVSPSGYHAWRQRTPSTRSRGDTALLARIQAIHARSHGIYGAPRIHAELAAQGVHVGRKRVARLMREAGLCGVSRRRWITTTRRSARARPAPDLVQRQFHAAAPNRLWVADATYIPTDEGFLYLAVVLDVFSRRIVGWAMDEHLYTALMLRALDMALLQRQPEDVIHHSDQGCQYTSLAFGKRCQQAGVRPSMGSVGDAYDNAMCESFFATLEWELLARERFSTRAQAQRAVFTFIEGWYNTTRLHSGIGYRSPLRYEQLYEERLALQLRTDPSTTALRGGPHDSIQSTA; encoded by the exons ATGATGAGACACCGCAACCCATATCCGGCGGAGTTTCGAGCGCAACTGGTGGAGCTGGTCAGGGCTGGGCGCAAGCCTGAGGAACTGGCCCGGGAATTCGAACCGACGGCCCAGAGCATCCACAACTGGGTGGCCCAGGCTGATCGCGATGCAGGCCGTCGCCACGATGGTCTGACCAGTAGCGAGCGAGAGGAGCTCACACGCCTGCGACGCGAGAACCGCCAGCTCAAGCTTGAGCGGGAGATCCTGG GCAAAAGCCGCGGCCTGGTTCGCGCGGGAGACCGAAGCGGTACCCGGGAAGGGTTCGCGTTCATGAAGGCGAATCAGGCCTTGCCTGTCGCCACCATGGCACGGCTGCTGGGTGTCTCCCCCAGTGGCTACCATGCGTGGCGCCAACGTACTCCCTCAACGCGCTCGCGTGGCGACACCGCGTTGCTAGCCAGGATTCAGGCCATTCATGCTCGCTCACACGGCATTTACGGGGCGCCACGCATCCATGCCGAGCTGGCCGCGCAGGGCGTGCACGTGGGACGCAAGCGCGTCGCACGCCTGATGCGCGAGGCGGGACTGTGTGGTGTGAGCCGCCGGCGCTGGATCACCACCACGCGGCGCAGCGCCCGTGCACGGCCCGCACCGGACCTGGTGCAACGTCAGTTTCATGCCGCGGCGCCGAATCGACTGTGGGTGGCGGATGCGACCTACATTCCGACCGATGAAGGGTTCCTGTACCTCGCCGTTGTGTTGGACGTGTTCAGCCGTCGCATCGTGGGCTGGGCCATGGATGAACATCTCTACACTGCGCTGATGTTGCGCGCGCTGGACATGGCCTTGCTGCAGCGCCAGCCCGAGGACGTCATCCATCACTCGGATCAGGGGTGCCAATACACCTCGCTTGCCTTCGGCAAGCGCTGCCAGCAAGCAGGCGTGCGCCCTTCGATGGGCTCGGTGGGCGATGCGTACGACAACGCCATGTGCGAGAGCTTCTTTGCCACGCTCGAATGGGAGCTGCTTGCACGCGAGCGCTTCTCCACCCGCGCGCAGGCCCAACGGGCCGTGTTCACCTTCATCGAGGGTTGGTACAACACCACCCGCTTGCACAGCGGTATCGGCTACCGCTCGCCCCTGCGCTATGAGCAGTTGTACGAGGAACGGCTGGCCCTCCAACTCCGAACAGACCCAAGCACCACCGCCCTACGAGGAGGTCCACACGACAGCATTCAATCAACTGCTTGA
- a CDS encoding nucleotidyltransferase family protein has product MQDRFLSDILTNRHNRAILDRWSALALPDGWLVAGCLCQTVWNLQVGRMPEADIKDYDLFYFDSEDLSEASERCVQARVDAVLNDLGVTVEASNQARVHLWYESYFGHPYKKLHSTCDGIDRFLVTSTCVGVRPGDIYAPNGLSLLYDGVLTMNPLMTYRDLFDRKVESYRVRWPRLRIEPATYLTAEAISR; this is encoded by the coding sequence ATGCAAGACCGCTTCCTTTCCGACATACTCACCAACCGCCACAACCGCGCCATCCTTGATCGCTGGAGCGCACTGGCATTGCCAGACGGCTGGCTCGTCGCCGGTTGCCTGTGTCAAACCGTATGGAACCTCCAGGTCGGCCGCATGCCGGAGGCGGACATAAAAGACTACGACCTGTTCTACTTCGACTCCGAAGACCTTAGTGAGGCAAGCGAGCGTTGCGTACAAGCACGCGTCGATGCCGTGCTGAACGACCTCGGTGTCACAGTCGAAGCGTCGAATCAAGCGCGCGTTCACCTTTGGTACGAGTCGTACTTCGGCCACCCTTACAAGAAGCTACACAGTACTTGCGACGGGATCGACCGCTTTCTGGTCACGTCCACTTGCGTCGGTGTTCGGCCTGGCGACATCTACGCACCGAACGGCCTGTCGCTGTTGTACGACGGTGTACTGACGATGAATCCGCTAATGACGTACCGCGATCTGTTCGATCGTAAGGTCGAGTCGTACCGTGTGCGCTGGCCGAGGCTACGGATCGAGCCGGCGACATATCTCACCGCCGAAGCGATCAGTCGGTGA
- the istB gene encoding IS21-like element ISRso19 family helper ATPase IstB: protein MNLQHERIDSLCAQLKLDRIASDWGALAQHAATTDASLADFLEQLLQAEFGAREERKRQTLTKLASLPNIKTLEQYDFGFASGAPRAQIQELASLAFIERAENIVLLGPSGVGKTHIASALAYRATQAGIKTRFITAADLMMQLATARQQNRLREFFNRAVIGPKLLVIDEIGYLPFGREEADLFFNVVAKRYERGAIVLTSNLPFTQWATAFADDQTLTAAMLDRLLHHAHIVQISGESYRLKDKRKAGQTSTRASAKAAA, encoded by the coding sequence ATGAACCTGCAACACGAACGAATCGACAGCCTATGCGCACAACTGAAGCTCGACCGTATCGCCAGCGATTGGGGAGCGCTCGCGCAGCACGCGGCGACGACTGACGCGAGCCTGGCCGACTTCCTGGAGCAACTGTTGCAGGCCGAATTCGGTGCGCGCGAAGAGCGCAAGCGCCAGACGCTCACGAAGCTTGCCTCGCTGCCGAACATCAAGACGCTGGAGCAATACGACTTCGGTTTCGCCAGCGGCGCTCCGCGCGCGCAGATACAAGAGCTGGCCAGCCTCGCGTTCATCGAGCGGGCCGAGAACATCGTGCTGCTTGGGCCCTCTGGCGTCGGCAAGACGCACATCGCCAGTGCGCTGGCCTACCGCGCGACGCAGGCGGGCATCAAGACGCGCTTCATCACGGCCGCCGACCTGATGATGCAACTGGCGACGGCACGCCAACAGAACCGCTTGCGGGAGTTCTTCAATCGCGCAGTCATCGGGCCGAAGTTGCTCGTCATCGACGAAATCGGCTACCTGCCGTTCGGCCGTGAAGAGGCTGACCTGTTCTTCAACGTCGTCGCCAAGCGCTATGAGCGTGGCGCCATCGTGTTGACGAGCAACCTGCCGTTCACGCAGTGGGCCACGGCCTTCGCAGACGACCAGACGCTGACGGCAGCCATGCTCGACAGGCTCTTGCATCACGCACACATCGTGCAAATCAGCGGTGAGAGCTACCGGCTCAAGGACAAACGTAAGGCAGGACAAACATCCACGCGGGCAAGCGCGAAAGCAGCCGCGTGA
- the istA gene encoding IS21 family transposase — protein MLTQEQAVEIKVLARRGTAVREIARQTGLSRNTVRRYLRDGQAGRYKERQPRPTKLDPFKGYLLERVAAARPHWIPATVLLRELQEAGYEGGISQLKAFLAPHKHVAAEPVVRFETPAGKQMQADFTVIRRGRAPLLALVATLGYSRASFVRFTTGEDATTLCECLREAFIYFGGTPEQVLFDNAKSVVIERDAFGVGQHRWNTQLLALAETYGFTPKVCRPYRAKTKGKVERFNRYLKESFVVPLAATLKQAGLKLDVEAANARIGRWLAEVANVRVHATTHERPAARLPAEQAALLPLPTSTSMPVSAAPKLRRVLPRESLQHPLAVYDALLEAAA, from the coding sequence ATGCTGACTCAGGAGCAAGCAGTGGAAATCAAGGTATTGGCAAGACGGGGTACGGCGGTACGGGAGATAGCGCGGCAAACGGGTCTATCGCGCAATACGGTGCGGCGTTATCTGCGCGATGGGCAGGCCGGCCGTTACAAGGAGCGCCAGCCACGCCCAACCAAGCTCGACCCGTTCAAGGGCTATCTGCTCGAACGTGTCGCCGCCGCGCGGCCACACTGGATTCCGGCAACGGTGCTGCTTCGGGAGTTGCAGGAGGCCGGCTATGAAGGCGGCATCAGCCAGCTCAAGGCATTCCTGGCGCCGCATAAGCATGTGGCAGCCGAGCCGGTGGTGCGCTTCGAGACTCCTGCGGGCAAGCAGATGCAAGCCGACTTCACCGTCATCCGTCGTGGCCGCGCACCGCTGTTGGCGCTGGTGGCGACGCTGGGATACAGCCGTGCGAGTTTCGTGCGCTTCACCACCGGCGAGGACGCCACGACGTTGTGCGAATGCCTGCGCGAAGCGTTCATCTACTTCGGCGGCACACCCGAGCAGGTGCTGTTCGATAACGCGAAGTCCGTGGTTATTGAACGTGATGCGTTTGGCGTTGGCCAGCATCGATGGAACACGCAGTTGCTCGCTCTGGCCGAGACCTACGGCTTCACGCCGAAGGTGTGCCGACCCTACCGGGCCAAGACCAAGGGCAAGGTCGAGCGCTTCAACCGCTATCTGAAGGAGAGCTTCGTGGTGCCGCTGGCGGCCACGCTCAAACAGGCGGGGCTGAAGCTGGACGTCGAGGCCGCCAATGCACGCATCGGCCGGTGGCTTGCGGAGGTCGCCAACGTGCGTGTGCACGCCACCACGCATGAACGGCCGGCCGCGAGGCTGCCAGCGGAACAGGCAGCGCTGCTGCCGTTGCCCACGTCAACGTCGATGCCCGTGTCAGCGGCCCCGAAGCTGCGCCGTGTGCTGCCGCGCGAGAGCTTGCAGCATCCGCTGGCCGTGTATGACGCGTTGCTGGAGGCCGCTGCATGA
- the tnpA gene encoding IS66-like element accessory protein TnpA, with amino-acid sequence MNTIEENAPVRRRRRHSAEFKARAVQDCMQPGVSIAAVALHHRLNANLLRRWVAEQEELDAAAEARELMAVPQAEFIPLQIGEPAPPPTIPDIQIEVRRGAALVSIRWPGSAAADCAVWLQGWLR; translated from the coding sequence GTGAACACGATCGAAGAGAATGCGCCGGTACGGCGTCGACGTCGGCACAGCGCCGAGTTCAAGGCCCGAGCGGTACAGGACTGCATGCAGCCGGGTGTTTCGATTGCGGCGGTAGCCCTGCACCATCGGCTCAACGCGAATCTGCTGCGGCGCTGGGTCGCTGAGCAGGAAGAGCTGGACGCCGCGGCCGAGGCCCGTGAGCTGATGGCGGTACCGCAAGCCGAGTTCATCCCGCTGCAAATCGGCGAGCCCGCGCCGCCGCCAACGATACCGGACATCCAAATCGAAGTGCGTCGTGGAGCGGCGCTGGTGAGCATTCGTTGGCCGGGATCGGCGGCAGCCGATTGTGCGGTATGGCTGCAGGGGTGGTTGCGTTGA
- the tnpB gene encoding IS66 family insertion sequence element accessory protein TnpB (TnpB, as the term is used for proteins encoded by IS66 family insertion elements, is considered an accessory protein, since TnpC, encoded by a neighboring gene, is a DDE family transposase.), with protein MEPIDMRAGADTVLARVVKVFGAARPHHAYLFANKSATRMKVLVYDGFGIWLAARRLNKGRFIWTNGDQAIATALNPEQLRALVTGLPWQTLTHDHAITVV; from the coding sequence GTGGAGCCGATCGACATGCGAGCAGGTGCAGACACGGTGCTGGCGCGGGTGGTAAAGGTGTTTGGTGCCGCGAGACCGCATCACGCCTACCTGTTCGCCAACAAGTCGGCCACACGGATGAAGGTGTTGGTCTACGACGGGTTCGGTATCTGGCTGGCCGCGCGGCGCCTCAACAAGGGGCGCTTCATCTGGACGAATGGCGACCAGGCGATCGCCACCGCGCTCAATCCCGAGCAGTTGCGTGCATTGGTGACGGGGTTGCCTTGGCAGACGCTTACCCATGACCACGCGATCACGGTCGTGTAA
- the tnpC gene encoding IS66 family transposase, with product MNLPTNLDALSPDELRTLAAQLMAQVGEKDRELRYRQAKIDQLTHELAIHKRWKFGKRSEQLTSEQASLLDEAIDADLEAIEAELEALQPPPQSDAKNKPKRQALPPQLPRTDIHHEPDAESCPCGCALKRIGEDISEKLDYTPGTFTVERHIRGKWVCDQCETLVQAPVPPHVIDKGIPTAGLLAHTLVSKFGDHLPLYRQERIYARAGLAIPQSTLGAWVGICGVRLQPLVDALQEEVLSHGVLHADETPVQMLAPGNGKTHRAYLWAYAPSEFEKMRAVIYQFAPSRSGEHARAFLGQWQGKLVCDDFAGYKASFAGGITEIGCMAHARRKFFELHDKHKSELAGQALRYIVSLYEIEAEVRDSEPEQRLAARKQRAAPILERLHAWLAEQRRRVPEGSAIARAIDYNLKRWPALVRYLDDPAVPIDNNHVERQIRPVALGRSNWLFAGSLRAGTRAAAVMSLIQSAKLNGHDPYAYLKDVLTRLPTHKAADIAELLPHRWNPITA from the coding sequence ATGAACCTGCCCACCAACCTCGATGCCCTGAGCCCCGACGAACTGCGCACACTGGCTGCGCAGTTGATGGCTCAGGTCGGCGAGAAGGACCGGGAGCTGCGTTACCGGCAAGCCAAGATCGACCAGCTCACACACGAGCTGGCCATCCACAAGCGCTGGAAGTTCGGCAAGCGCAGCGAGCAACTGACGTCTGAACAGGCGAGTCTGCTGGACGAAGCCATCGACGCAGACCTCGAGGCAATTGAGGCCGAACTGGAAGCGCTCCAGCCGCCGCCCCAATCTGACGCCAAGAACAAGCCCAAGCGCCAGGCATTGCCGCCGCAGCTGCCGCGCACCGATATCCACCACGAGCCGGACGCAGAGAGCTGCCCCTGCGGGTGTGCGCTCAAGCGCATTGGCGAAGACATCAGCGAGAAGCTGGATTACACGCCGGGCACGTTCACAGTCGAGCGTCACATCCGCGGCAAATGGGTATGCGATCAGTGTGAGACGCTGGTGCAGGCGCCGGTGCCGCCCCACGTCATCGACAAAGGCATCCCGACGGCTGGGCTGCTGGCACATACGCTGGTGTCCAAGTTCGGTGACCACCTTCCCCTGTATCGGCAGGAGCGCATTTATGCGCGTGCCGGTCTGGCCATCCCGCAGTCGACGCTGGGCGCGTGGGTGGGCATCTGTGGCGTACGTCTGCAACCGCTGGTGGACGCCCTGCAAGAAGAGGTTCTGAGCCACGGTGTCCTGCACGCCGACGAAACGCCAGTGCAGATGCTCGCGCCCGGCAATGGCAAGACGCACCGCGCCTACCTGTGGGCCTATGCGCCGAGCGAGTTCGAGAAGATGCGCGCGGTGATTTACCAGTTTGCGCCCAGCCGCAGCGGCGAGCACGCTCGCGCGTTCCTGGGGCAGTGGCAGGGCAAGCTGGTGTGTGATGACTTCGCCGGCTACAAGGCCAGCTTCGCGGGCGGCATCACCGAGATCGGTTGCATGGCCCATGCCCGCCGCAAGTTCTTTGAACTGCACGACAAGCACAAGAGTGAATTGGCAGGCCAGGCGCTGCGCTACATAGTGAGCTTGTACGAGATCGAAGCCGAGGTGCGGGATAGCGAACCGGAACAACGCCTGGCCGCTCGAAAGCAAAGGGCTGCCCCGATTCTAGAGCGGCTGCACGCCTGGCTCGCGGAACAACGAAGGCGCGTCCCAGAAGGCTCGGCGATCGCGCGAGCCATTGACTACAACCTCAAGCGCTGGCCGGCACTCGTGCGCTACCTCGACGACCCAGCGGTGCCCATCGACAACAACCACGTCGAGCGACAGATCCGGCCGGTCGCGCTGGGTCGCTCCAATTGGCTGTTCGCAGGCTCACTGCGCGCGGGCACGCGCGCGGCTGCCGTCATGAGCCTGATCCAATCGGCAAAGCTCAACGGGCATGATCCGTACGCCTATCTGAAAGACGTCCTCACGCGACTGCCGACACACAAAGCGGCCGACATCGCCGAATTGCTCCCCCATCGCTGGAATCCCATCACCGCGTAA
- a CDS encoding carbohydrate porin, protein MELESRFGIESKPARRQAAAVKQTARRVGASAIAAAALALCAASAHAYDVTTSPYLLGDWGGLRTRLADQGVTFNLGYGSEVAHNFSGGTDHLTRYTDQWVMGTTLDLNKLWGWKGGTFQATVTDRNGRNLGSDANIGNNMLIQEVYGRGQTWHLTQFWLNQKLLDDRLEIKAGRVTVGEDFFSFSCDFQNLTFCGSQPGNLVGSYWVNWPTSQWGTRIKYHTSQETYAQIGVYQVNPNYVNDSWASHNGWKLNNPSGTTGALIPLEFGWLPNLGGRPGSYKVGVWYNTSDGKDLFEDVNGNPRGITGLDARTRNGQYGAYLNLQQQVTGTAGGRGATVFLNFSQADRNTAQTDHQISVGVQYKGPFNRLADTVGFAVGATHNNGRFADFVRQTNARTGQNTIAGDGYEYVSELYYSWSPVPSVYFRPNLQYIMHPGGTSQNKNAFVVGLKSGITF, encoded by the coding sequence ATGGAGCTCGAGAGCCGCTTCGGCATCGAATCGAAGCCTGCGCGCCGGCAGGCCGCAGCCGTCAAGCAAACCGCCAGGCGCGTTGGCGCATCGGCCATCGCCGCCGCCGCGCTGGCGCTCTGCGCCGCCAGCGCCCACGCTTACGACGTCACCACCAGCCCCTACCTGCTGGGCGACTGGGGCGGCCTGCGCACCCGCCTGGCCGACCAGGGCGTGACCTTCAACCTCGGCTACGGCAGCGAAGTCGCGCACAACTTCAGCGGCGGCACCGACCACCTGACGCGCTACACCGATCAATGGGTCATGGGCACCACCCTCGACCTCAACAAGCTGTGGGGCTGGAAGGGCGGCACGTTCCAGGCCACCGTCACCGACCGCAACGGGCGCAACCTGGGTTCGGACGCCAACATCGGCAACAACATGCTGATCCAGGAAGTCTACGGGCGCGGCCAGACCTGGCACCTGACGCAGTTCTGGCTGAACCAGAAGCTGCTGGACGACCGCCTGGAGATCAAGGCCGGCCGCGTGACCGTGGGCGAAGACTTCTTCTCGTTCTCGTGCGACTTTCAGAACCTGACCTTCTGCGGCTCGCAGCCGGGCAACCTGGTCGGCAGCTACTGGGTCAACTGGCCGACCAGCCAGTGGGGCACGCGCATCAAATACCACACCTCGCAAGAGACCTACGCGCAGATCGGCGTGTATCAGGTCAACCCGAACTATGTGAACGACAGCTGGGCAAGCCACAACGGCTGGAAGCTGAACAACCCGAGCGGCACCACCGGCGCGCTGATCCCGCTGGAATTCGGCTGGCTGCCGAACCTGGGCGGCCGCCCCGGCTCGTACAAGGTCGGCGTCTGGTACAACACGTCCGACGGCAAGGACCTGTTTGAGGACGTGAACGGCAACCCGCGCGGCATCACCGGCCTGGACGCGCGCACGCGCAACGGCCAATATGGCGCCTATCTCAACCTGCAGCAGCAGGTCACCGGCACGGCCGGCGGACGCGGCGCCACGGTGTTCCTGAACTTCTCGCAGGCCGACCGCAACACCGCGCAGACCGACCACCAGATCTCGGTGGGCGTGCAGTACAAGGGACCGTTCAACCGCCTCGCCGACACGGTCGGCTTTGCCGTGGGTGCAACGCACAACAACGGCCGCTTCGCCGACTTCGTGCGCCAGACCAACGCCCGCACCGGCCAGAACACGATCGCGGGCGACGGCTATGAATACGTGAGCGAGCTGTATTACAGCTGGTCGCCCGTGCCGTCTGTGTACTTCCGTCCTAATCTGCAGTACATCATGCATCCGGGCGGCACGAGCCAGAACAAGAATGCGTTCGTGGTCGGCCTGAAGTCCGGCATCACGTTCTGA
- the xylF gene encoding D-xylose ABC transporter substrate-binding protein, whose protein sequence is MISRVLNTLAAAAALILAGGLAATPAFASKEAPVIGFSIDDLRVERWTHDRDYFVDAAKKLGATVNVQSANANEAKQIAQIENLIAQNVDVLVIVPFNSKVLGNAIASAKKKGIKVVSYDRLILNADVDGYVTFDNVKVGELQAQGVVKLAPKGNYFLLGGASTDNNARLLRDGQMKVLKPLVDKGDVKIVGEQWTPEWDPSKAQSIIENALTANNNNIQGIVASNDGTAGGAIQALAGQKLAGKVPVSGQDADLAGVRRVAEGTQAMTVYKPIKVIAATAAEMAVNLVKGTSPKFTAKLNNGKKEVDTVLLSPTMLTKDNLDVVIKDGFYTHQQIYGK, encoded by the coding sequence ATGATTTCCCGCGTACTGAACACCCTGGCCGCCGCCGCGGCACTGATCCTGGCCGGTGGCCTGGCCGCCACCCCGGCATTCGCCAGCAAGGAAGCCCCCGTGATCGGCTTCTCGATCGACGACCTGCGCGTCGAGCGCTGGACGCACGATCGCGACTACTTCGTCGACGCCGCCAAGAAGCTGGGCGCCACCGTCAACGTGCAATCGGCCAACGCCAACGAAGCCAAGCAGATCGCCCAGATCGAAAACCTGATCGCGCAGAACGTCGACGTGCTCGTGATCGTGCCGTTCAACTCCAAGGTGCTGGGCAACGCCATTGCCAGCGCCAAGAAGAAGGGCATCAAGGTCGTGTCGTATGACCGCCTGATTCTCAATGCCGACGTGGATGGCTACGTGACCTTCGACAACGTGAAGGTGGGCGAGCTGCAGGCCCAAGGCGTGGTCAAGCTGGCCCCGAAGGGCAACTACTTCCTGCTGGGCGGCGCCTCGACCGACAACAACGCCCGCCTGCTGCGCGACGGCCAGATGAAGGTGCTCAAGCCGCTGGTCGACAAGGGCGACGTCAAGATCGTCGGCGAGCAGTGGACGCCGGAGTGGGACCCTTCCAAGGCGCAGAGCATCATTGAAAACGCGCTGACCGCGAACAACAACAACATCCAGGGCATCGTCGCGTCCAACGACGGGACGGCGGGCGGCGCGATCCAGGCGCTGGCCGGCCAGAAACTGGCGGGCAAGGTGCCGGTGTCGGGTCAGGATGCCGACCTGGCCGGTGTGCGCCGCGTGGCCGAAGGCACGCAAGCCATGACGGTGTACAAGCCGATCAAGGTGATTGCCGCCACCGCCGCCGAGATGGCCGTCAATCTGGTCAAGGGCACGTCGCCGAAGTTCACGGCCAAGCTCAACAACGGCAAGAAAGAGGTCGACACCGTCCTCCTGAGCCCGACCATGCTGACCAAGGACAACCTGGACGTCGTGATCAAGGACGGCTTCTACACGCACCAGCAGATCTACGGCAAGTAA
- a CDS encoding xylose ABC transporter ATP-binding protein, whose amino-acid sequence MDNSTLFEMRSIVKAFSGVRALDGVSLAVRPGECVGLCGENGAGKSTLMKVLSGVYPYGTYEGEILWDGAPLRAHSVRDSEHAGIVIIHQELMLVQQLSVAENIFLGNEITKPGGRMDYDAMHRKAEELLARLRLTDVNVAAPVMNYGSGHQQLFEIAKALAKNARLLILDEPTSSLSAKEIEVLLSIIEDLKRGGVACVYISHKLDEVKRVCDTITVIRDGKHIGTRPAAELDINGIITMMVGREMTSLFPKVEHTVGDVVLEARNVTCWDVTNPNRKRVDDVSFSVRRGEILGVAGLVGAGRTEMVSALFGAYPGRSIAQVLVEGKPVKVHSPAQAIAHGICLVPEDRKRHGIVPLMGVGENITLATLAQYARGLRVDKGAELMTVDREIKRLRIKTASPALSIASLSGGNQQKAVLTKMVLALPKVLILDEPTRGVDVGSKYDIYQMIADLAASGVAIIMVSSELPEILGMSDRVLVIGEGELRGDFANQGLTQERILAAAIHAEPRLHAA is encoded by the coding sequence ATGGACAACAGCACCCTGTTCGAGATGCGCAGCATCGTCAAGGCGTTCTCCGGCGTGCGCGCGCTCGACGGCGTCAGCCTGGCCGTGCGGCCGGGCGAGTGCGTCGGCCTGTGCGGCGAGAACGGCGCCGGCAAATCGACCCTGATGAAGGTGCTGTCCGGGGTCTACCCCTACGGCACCTACGAGGGCGAGATCCTGTGGGACGGTGCTCCGCTGCGCGCGCATTCGGTGCGCGACAGCGAGCACGCGGGCATCGTCATCATCCACCAGGAGCTGATGCTGGTGCAGCAGCTCTCGGTGGCGGAGAACATCTTCCTCGGCAACGAGATCACCAAGCCGGGCGGGCGCATGGACTACGACGCCATGCACCGCAAGGCCGAAGAGCTGCTCGCCCGCCTGCGCCTGACCGACGTGAACGTGGCCGCCCCGGTGATGAACTACGGCAGCGGCCACCAGCAGCTGTTCGAGATCGCCAAGGCACTGGCCAAAAACGCGCGCCTGCTGATCCTCGATGAGCCGACGTCGTCGCTGTCGGCCAAGGAGATCGAGGTGCTGCTGTCCATCATCGAAGACCTCAAGCGCGGCGGCGTGGCGTGCGTCTACATCTCGCACAAGCTCGACGAGGTCAAGCGCGTGTGCGACACCATCACCGTCATCCGCGACGGCAAGCACATCGGCACGCGCCCGGCCGCCGAGCTGGACATCAACGGCATCATCACGATGATGGTCGGCCGCGAGATGACCTCGCTGTTCCCCAAGGTCGAGCACACCGTGGGCGACGTGGTGCTGGAAGCGCGCAACGTCACCTGCTGGGATGTCACCAACCCCAACCGCAAGCGCGTCGACGACGTGAGCTTCTCGGTGCGCCGCGGCGAGATCCTCGGCGTGGCCGGGCTGGTGGGCGCGGGACGCACGGAGATGGTGTCCGCGCTGTTCGGCGCCTACCCGGGCCGCTCCATCGCGCAGGTGCTGGTCGAAGGCAAGCCCGTCAAGGTGCATTCGCCCGCCCAGGCCATCGCGCACGGCATCTGCCTGGTGCCCGAAGACCGCAAGCGCCACGGCATCGTGCCGCTGATGGGCGTGGGCGAGAACATCACGCTGGCCACGCTGGCCCAGTACGCGCGCGGCCTGCGCGTCGACAAGGGCGCGGAGCTGATGACCGTCGATCGCGAAATCAAACGCCTGCGCATCAAGACCGCCAGCCCGGCGCTGTCGATTGCCAGCCTCTCGGGCGGCAACCAGCAGAAGGCGGTGCTGACCAAGATGGTGCTGGCGCTCCCCAAGGTGCTGATCCTCGACGAGCCCACGCGCGGCGTGGACGTCGGCTCCAAGTACGACATCTACCAGATGATCGCCGACCTGGCCGCCAGCGGCGTGGCGATCATCATGGTCTCTTCCGAACTGCCGGAGATCCTGGGCATGAGCGATCGTGTCCTGGTGATCGGCGAAGGCGAGTTGCGCGGCGACTTCGCCAACCAGGGCCTGACCCAGGAACGCATCCTGGCTGCCGCCATCCATGCTGAACCGCGGCTTCACGCTGCCTGA